A single region of the Pirellulales bacterium genome encodes:
- a CDS encoding Uma2 family endonuclease, giving the protein MATTAKLSLAEYEKIVATGVFDGPNQRHIELIQGELREMNPIGPDHCEVVDLLACWSIDNLRRDQFRVRVQNPIALADVESEPQPDLAWARQQPY; this is encoded by the coding sequence ATGGCCACCACCGCAAAACTGTCTCTCGCCGAATACGAGAAGATCGTCGCCACCGGCGTCTTCGATGGGCCCAACCAGCGGCATATTGAACTGATTCAGGGAGAACTCAGGGAAATGAATCCAATCGGCCCGGATCATTGCGAAGTTGTGGATCTTCTGGCGTGTTGGAGCATCGACAACTTGCGACGGGATCAGTTTCGCGTCCGGGTCCAAAATCCGATCGCACTTGCCGACGTTGAAAGCGAGCCGCAGCCGGATTTGGCCTGGGCGCGGCAGCAGCCATATTGA
- the glyA gene encoding serine hydroxymethyltransferase produces the protein MPPMNFVETQDPQVWSAIDEEIDRQQDGLEMIASENYTSPAVMQAVGSVLTNKYAEGYPGRRYYGGCEYVDIVENLARDRAKKIFGAEHANVQPHSGSQANMAVYLTALQPHDTVLGLDLAHGGHLTHGMRLNISGILYHFVSYGVTRDTHRIDFDQVAALAREHKPKMIVAGASAYPREIPHGKFAEIAREVGAKLFVDMAHYAGLVAAGLHDNPVGVADFVSTTTHKTLRGPRGGMVLCKADYAKDLDRSVFPGIQGGPLMHVIAGKAICFGEALKPEFRDYIEQVIENARTLAESLASGGLRLISGGTDNHLMLVDVTPSGIGGKQAEEALGLCGITVNKNMIPYDERKPMDPSGIRIGTPALTTRGMGPDEMRLIGGWILKVLRAPADTAVREQIRGEIFDLCEQHPVPESPLAQT, from the coding sequence ATGCCCCCGATGAATTTCGTCGAGACTCAAGATCCCCAGGTCTGGTCGGCGATCGACGAAGAAATCGATCGTCAGCAGGATGGCTTGGAGATGATCGCCAGCGAAAACTACACCAGCCCCGCCGTCATGCAGGCGGTCGGCAGCGTGCTGACAAACAAATACGCCGAAGGCTATCCCGGCCGGCGATACTACGGCGGCTGCGAGTATGTCGATATCGTCGAAAATCTGGCCCGCGACCGGGCCAAAAAAATCTTCGGCGCCGAGCATGCCAATGTGCAGCCCCATTCGGGCAGCCAAGCCAATATGGCCGTCTATCTCACCGCCTTGCAGCCGCACGACACGGTGCTCGGCCTCGACCTGGCCCATGGCGGGCATCTGACGCACGGCATGCGGTTGAATATCTCGGGAATTCTCTATCACTTCGTTAGCTACGGCGTCACCCGCGATACGCACCGCATCGATTTCGACCAGGTGGCGGCGCTGGCGCGCGAGCACAAGCCGAAAATGATCGTGGCCGGCGCGAGCGCCTATCCGCGCGAGATTCCGCATGGCAAGTTCGCCGAGATTGCCCGCGAAGTGGGGGCGAAGCTGTTCGTCGACATGGCCCATTATGCGGGCTTGGTAGCGGCCGGTTTGCACGACAATCCGGTCGGTGTGGCCGATTTCGTCAGCACCACCACGCACAAAACGCTCCGCGGCCCGCGCGGCGGCATGGTGCTCTGCAAGGCCGACTACGCGAAGGATCTCGACCGCAGCGTGTTCCCCGGCATCCAAGGAGGTCCGCTGATGCATGTCATCGCCGGGAAGGCGATTTGCTTCGGCGAAGCGCTCAAGCCGGAGTTTCGCGATTACATCGAGCAAGTCATCGAAAATGCCCGCACGCTGGCCGAATCCCTGGCCTCCGGCGGATTGCGGCTCATCAGCGGCGGCACCGACAATCATCTGATGCTCGTGGACGTGACGCCGTCGGGCATCGGCGGCAAGCAGGCCGAGGAAGCCCTCGGACTGTGTGGCATCACGGTCAACAAAAACATGATTCCCTACGACGAACGCAAGCCGATGGACCCCTCGGGCATTCGCATCGGCACCCCGGCACTGACCACCCGCGGCATGGGCCCCGACGAAATGCGATTGATCGGCGGCTGGATTTTGAAGGTGTTGCGGGCCCCGGCCGACACGGCGGTGCGCGAGCAAATTCGCGGTGAGATTTTCGATCTCTGCGAGCAACATCCGGTTCCGGAATCGCCGCTGGCGCAAACATGA